A portion of the Osmia lignaria lignaria isolate PbOS001 chromosome 15, iyOsmLign1, whole genome shotgun sequence genome contains these proteins:
- the LOC117608281 gene encoding replication protein A 32 kDa subunit-like has protein sequence MWQSHLDTSATFDGGFANTSRKDDQNTVKSRKTQTIVPIMIGHLLTATSTDEITIWGIPARIFSLIGIIRNVEETATKISYDIEDQTGTIVALKWLEADRKASDRTIQVNTYIRIIGLLREQNDKRHVLILRMWPLQSLNELTNHLLEFTYIVLKSKAMAKQSNEVGDGNSTMAATNGEQLENCPDYGMTGEQSLVYKIIHAQNDTESGIERSEIKAKVPKTILPRIDGILDFLVSEGHIYTTSTDDHFKTT, from the exons ATGTGGCAATCGCATTTGGATACTAGCGCAACTTTTGATGGTGGATTTGCGAATACTAGTCGCAAAGACGATCAAAACACTGTAAAATCACGAAAAACTCAAACTATCGTTCCTATTATGATTGGACATTTGCTTACTGCTACTTCTACCGATGAAATAACAATTTGGGGTATTCCTGCACGTATATTTTCGTTAATCGGAATTATACGCAATGTTGAAGAAACCGCAACGAAAATATCCTACGATATCGAAGACCAAACAG gTACTATTGTTGCACTTAAGTGGTTAGAAGCAGATAGGAAAGCATCAGATCGTACTATACAGGTTAATACATATATTCGTATAATTGGTTTACTCAGAgaacaaaatgataaaagacaTGTTCTCATTTTACGAATGTGGCCATTGCAAAGCTTGAATGAATTGACAAATCATTTACTTGAATTCACTTATATTGTATTAAAATCTAAAGCAATGGCCAAACAAAGTAATGAAGTAGGAGATGGAAATAGTACTATGGCAGCAACAAATGGAGAACAATTAGAAAATTGCCCTGATTATGGAATGACAGGGGAACagagtttagtttataaaattatacatgcTCAAAATGATACAGAATCTGGCATTGAAAGATCTGAAATTAAAGCAAAAGTACCAAAAACAATTCTTCCACGAATAGATGGTATATTGGATTTCCTAGTTTCAGAAGGTCATATATATACCACAAGCACAGATGATCATTTTAAAACCACTTAA
- the LOC117608270 gene encoding uncharacterized protein LOC117608270 isoform X2 encodes MGTVEYGFPMIGGLMPQIQALIAPPVSEDSKAAKNKKDKEEKKHPYFKRRGRGHNHDICDACRDGGELICCDKCPASYHLQCHYPAVDPADIPNGEWLCYACRCASKRNLLDNKGNEKNKKKSALEVLALAASLVNPREFELPKELQLPIMFPGSNKVDYVSGRRGKQHSGTNNGKSHCLDNNLMVPLPARLCFECGRSCRKAPLIACDYCPLYFHQDCLDPPLTAFPIGRWMCPNHPNHFIDQNLLTSCRVTERIKLWDKYANQRIDQHAVKLDFLRKARATNPLFRTKVKLEGRTRIKVPCSVKFHYEHPPELDPVRFYHDAVIRPVTKSTENGENKDSTEESIEVKQTEELMDVEKEVEESGEIKQENNQEETKNDKNVEQENVNENECNDDDNSVEYYAEHYGYNAKEGIQLLERPVLEALALQRLEQILDPDGENYDTINCQTTARAALFSLNKKPKPPTFMIHKTLTIGSGPNCDLVLSNYGNCSFTSSKHAIIFFDESTRRYELLNYSEYGTVVDNVLYSCNYTKVVDQVKEETDDKMQLLSKEQETTEAVKAIIKEKVLSEEQTERKKVLCKCNLTKYETNNKDRLEEGWEGSAIVAHGSTLAFGCLMFVFNTINPHLER; translated from the exons ATGGGCACTGTAGAATATGGTTTTCCAATGATTGGAGGTTTAATGCCA CAAATCCAAGCTCTTATAGCACCACCTGTATCAGAAGATTCTAAAGcagcaaaaaataaaaaggacaaGGAAGAGAAGAAACATCCATATTTCAAGAGACGAGGACGTGGTCATAATCATGATATCTGTGATGCTTGTAGAGATGGAGGAGAGCTTATATGCTGTGATAAATGTCCTGCATCGTATCATTTGCAGTGCCA TTATCCAGCTGTGGATCCAGCAGATATTCCTAATGGAGAATGGTTGTGTTATGCGTGTCGTTGTGCATCTAAAAGAAATCTCTTAGACAAcaaaggaaatgaaaagaacaagaagaaatctGCTTTAGAAGTATTGGCTTTAGCAGCATCTTTAGTTAATCCAAGAGAATTTGAGCTACCTAAAGAATTACAATTACCTATAATGTTTCCTGGTAGTAATAAAGTAGATTATGTATCAGGTAGAAGAGGAAAACAACACAGTGGAACAAATAATg GGAAAAGTCATTGTTTAGATAACAATTTAATGGTGCCTTTGCCGGCACGTTTATGTTTTGAATGTGGTCGTAGTTGCAGAAAAGCGCCCTTAATAGCATGCGATTATTGtccattatattttcatcaaGACTGTTTAGACCCTCCACTGACTGCTTTTCCAATTGGAAGGTGGATGTGTCCCAATCATCCAAACCATTTCATAGATCAAAATTTATTGACATCGTGTCGAGTAACAGAACGTATCAAACTTTGGGACAAATATGCTAATCAACGTATAGATCAGCATGCAGTGAAACTAGATTTCTTACGTAAAGCACGCGCGACGAATCCATTATTCCGTACAAAAGTTAAATTAGAAGGTCGAACAAGAATAAAGGTTCCGTGTTCTGTAAAATTTCATTACGAACATCCACCAGAATTAGATCCTGTAAGATTTTATCATGACGCGGTTATACGACCGGTAACCAAAAGTACAGAGAATGGAGAGAATAAAGATTCTACGGAAGAAAGTATAGAAGTAAAACAAACAGAAGAATTAATGGATGTAGAGAAAGAAGTCGAAGAGAGTGGTGAAATAAAACAGGAAAATAATCAAGAAGAaactaaaaatgataaaaatgttgaacaagaaaatgtaaatgaaaatgaatgtaatgatgatgataataGCGTTGAATATTATGCGGAACATTACGGTTATAATGCAAAAGAAGGTATACAATTGCTTGAAAGACCAGTATTAGAAGCATTAGCGTTACAACGATTAGAGCAGATACTAGATCCAGATGGAGAAAATTATGATACAATTAATTGTCAAACGACGGCTAGAGCCGCATTGTTCTCTTTAAATAAGAAACCTAAACCACCAACTTTCATGATTCACAAAACGTTAACTATTGGAAGTGGGCCTAATTGTGACTTGGTTTTATCAAATTATGGTAACTGCAGTTTTACGTCATCGAAACATGCCATTATTTTCTTCGACgag AGTACCAGAcgttatgaattattaaattatagcgAATATGGAACGGTGGTTGATAACGTACTTTATTCTTGCAATTACACAAAAGTAGTAGATCAAGTGAAAGAAGAAACTGACGATAAAATGCAATTATTAAGTAAAGAACAGGAAACAACGGAAGCAGTAAAGGCTATTATAAAGGAGAAAGTTTTATCCGAAGAACaaacagagaggaaaaaagTATTATGTAAATGTAACTTAACAAAAtatgaaacaaataataaaGATCGGTTAGAAGAGGGTTGGGAAGGAAGTGCTATTGTTGCTCATGGATCAACATTAGCATTTGGATGTTTAATGTTTGTATTTAACACTATAAATCCACATTTAGaacgataa
- the LOC117608240 gene encoding replication protein A 32 kDa subunit-like encodes MWGNPTLNATVANTSGGFLNDSQDSKRGTSKRVENVIPIMIRHLTQSNDDLQLWGIPVHIVTFVGIVRKIERTTTKVTYEIEDDTGSVTAFHWLATTNKPEPPIKLNSYVKIYGHKREQNQKKCVLILKMRPLIDLNELTNHLLEVTYVTLKAEKIFNIEKERHESAGMHDVTMTDDNVNGLTKEQVLVFKVIQAENDNENGIERDVLKTRVSKNLLPYLDDILDFLISEGHIYTTLTDDHFKTT; translated from the exons ATGTGGGGTAATCCCACATTGAATGCCACCGTGGCGAACACATCAGGTGGATTTTTGAATGACAGTCAAGATTCTAAAAGGGGTACTTCTAAAAGAGTGGAAAATGTAATTCCTATTATGATTCGGCATTTAACACAATCTAACGATGATTTACAACTTTGGGGAATACCAGTTCACATTGTAACTTTCGTAGGAATTGTACGAAAGATCGAGCGAACTACAACAAAAGTGACGTATGAAATTGAAGATGATACAG GCAGTGTTACAGCTTTTCATTGGCTGGCAACAACAAACAAACCCGAACCACCGATTAAATTAAATAGTTATGTAAAAATATATGGACACAAAAGAGAACAAAATCAAAAGAAATGTGTATTAATCTTAAAAATGAGGCCTTTGATTGACTTGAATGAACTGACCAATCATTTATTAGAAGTTACCTATGTAACGTTAAAAgctgaaaaaatatttaatattgaaaaggAAAGACATGAATCAGCTGGAATGCATGATGTGACTATGACAGATGATAATGTTAATGGTTTAACCAAAGAACAAGTACTAGTATTTAAGGTGATTCAAGCAGAGAATGACAATGAAAATGGGATAGAAAGAGATGTGCTAAAAACTCGCGTATCAAAAAATTTATTGCCATATCTAGATGACATACTTGACTTTCTAATAAGTGAGGGACACATTTATACAACCCTCACGGACGATCATTTTAAGACAACTTAA
- the LOC117608278 gene encoding GPN-loop GTPase 3 encodes MRYAQLVMGPAGSGKSTYCSAMQQHAADERKVIDVVNLDPAAEYFDYEPLVDIRELIQLDDVMEDDELRFGPNGGLVFCMEYLIENSSWLEEKLGDVDDDYIIFDCPGQIELYSHMTVIRQLITMLQNLNFRICGIFLVDSQFMIDGSKFLSGTMAALSVMINLELPHINILSKMDLLSKNARKQLDKYLEPDPHSLLADMEKDSWNEKYRNLTEAIGRLIEDYSLVRFYPLNIKNEESMADIKLTIDNIIQYGEDDDVKIRDFDEPTEDDDKDMNYDINT; translated from the exons ATGAGATACGCTCAACTTGTAATGGGACCCGCCGGTAGCGGAAAG TCTACGTATTGTTCTGCTATGCAACAACATGCAGCTGACGAAAGAAAAGTAATAGATGTAGTAAATTTAGATCCAGCGGCAGAATATTTTGATTACGAACCTCTAGTTGACATAAGAGAATTGATTCAATTAGATGATGTCATGGAAGATGATGAATTACGATTTGGACCTAACGGTGGTCTCGTATTTTGTATGGA ATACTTGATAGAAAACTCATCTTGGTTGGAAGAAAAACTAGGCGATGTAGATGACGACTATATAATTTTCGATTGTCCAGGCCAGATAGAATTATATTCACATATGACAGTCATTcgtcaattaataacaatgttacaaAATCTGAATTTTCGTATTTGTGGAATCTTTTTGGTAGATAGTCAATTTATGATCGATGGATCGAAGTTTTTATCAGGCACAATGGCCGCGCTTAGCGTGATGATTAATTTAGAATTACCACATATTAATATCCTTAGTAAAATGGATTTATTATCCAAAAATGCGAGAAAACAATTAGATAAGTACTTAGAACCTGATCCACACAGCTTATTAGCAGATATGGAAAAAGATTCTTGGAATGAAAAGTATCGGAATCTTACTGAAGCTATAGGTAGACTTATAGAAGATTACAGCTTAGTACGTTTTTATccgttaaatataaaaaatgaagaaagtatGGCAGATATTAAATTAACAATCGATAATATAATTCAATACGGAGAGGACGATGATGTTAAAATCAGAGATTTTGATGAACCTACTGAAGATGACGATAAAGATATGAATTATGATATAAAtacatga
- the LOC117608270 gene encoding uncharacterized protein LOC117608270 isoform X1: MGTVEYGFPMIGGLMPQIQALIAPPVSEDSKAAKNKKDKEEKKHPYFKRRGRGHNHDICDACRDGGELICCDKCPASYHLQCHYPAVDPADIPNGEWLCYACRCASKRNLLDNKGNEKNKKKSALEVLALAASLVNPREFELPKELQLPIMFPGSNKVDYVSGRRGKQHSGTNNVGKSHCLDNNLMVPLPARLCFECGRSCRKAPLIACDYCPLYFHQDCLDPPLTAFPIGRWMCPNHPNHFIDQNLLTSCRVTERIKLWDKYANQRIDQHAVKLDFLRKARATNPLFRTKVKLEGRTRIKVPCSVKFHYEHPPELDPVRFYHDAVIRPVTKSTENGENKDSTEESIEVKQTEELMDVEKEVEESGEIKQENNQEETKNDKNVEQENVNENECNDDDNSVEYYAEHYGYNAKEGIQLLERPVLEALALQRLEQILDPDGENYDTINCQTTARAALFSLNKKPKPPTFMIHKTLTIGSGPNCDLVLSNYGNCSFTSSKHAIIFFDESTRRYELLNYSEYGTVVDNVLYSCNYTKVVDQVKEETDDKMQLLSKEQETTEAVKAIIKEKVLSEEQTERKKVLCKCNLTKYETNNKDRLEEGWEGSAIVAHGSTLAFGCLMFVFNTINPHLER; this comes from the exons ATGGGCACTGTAGAATATGGTTTTCCAATGATTGGAGGTTTAATGCCA CAAATCCAAGCTCTTATAGCACCACCTGTATCAGAAGATTCTAAAGcagcaaaaaataaaaaggacaaGGAAGAGAAGAAACATCCATATTTCAAGAGACGAGGACGTGGTCATAATCATGATATCTGTGATGCTTGTAGAGATGGAGGAGAGCTTATATGCTGTGATAAATGTCCTGCATCGTATCATTTGCAGTGCCA TTATCCAGCTGTGGATCCAGCAGATATTCCTAATGGAGAATGGTTGTGTTATGCGTGTCGTTGTGCATCTAAAAGAAATCTCTTAGACAAcaaaggaaatgaaaagaacaagaagaaatctGCTTTAGAAGTATTGGCTTTAGCAGCATCTTTAGTTAATCCAAGAGAATTTGAGCTACCTAAAGAATTACAATTACCTATAATGTTTCCTGGTAGTAATAAAGTAGATTATGTATCAGGTAGAAGAGGAAAACAACACAGTGGAACAAATAATg TAGGGAAAAGTCATTGTTTAGATAACAATTTAATGGTGCCTTTGCCGGCACGTTTATGTTTTGAATGTGGTCGTAGTTGCAGAAAAGCGCCCTTAATAGCATGCGATTATTGtccattatattttcatcaaGACTGTTTAGACCCTCCACTGACTGCTTTTCCAATTGGAAGGTGGATGTGTCCCAATCATCCAAACCATTTCATAGATCAAAATTTATTGACATCGTGTCGAGTAACAGAACGTATCAAACTTTGGGACAAATATGCTAATCAACGTATAGATCAGCATGCAGTGAAACTAGATTTCTTACGTAAAGCACGCGCGACGAATCCATTATTCCGTACAAAAGTTAAATTAGAAGGTCGAACAAGAATAAAGGTTCCGTGTTCTGTAAAATTTCATTACGAACATCCACCAGAATTAGATCCTGTAAGATTTTATCATGACGCGGTTATACGACCGGTAACCAAAAGTACAGAGAATGGAGAGAATAAAGATTCTACGGAAGAAAGTATAGAAGTAAAACAAACAGAAGAATTAATGGATGTAGAGAAAGAAGTCGAAGAGAGTGGTGAAATAAAACAGGAAAATAATCAAGAAGAaactaaaaatgataaaaatgttgaacaagaaaatgtaaatgaaaatgaatgtaatgatgatgataataGCGTTGAATATTATGCGGAACATTACGGTTATAATGCAAAAGAAGGTATACAATTGCTTGAAAGACCAGTATTAGAAGCATTAGCGTTACAACGATTAGAGCAGATACTAGATCCAGATGGAGAAAATTATGATACAATTAATTGTCAAACGACGGCTAGAGCCGCATTGTTCTCTTTAAATAAGAAACCTAAACCACCAACTTTCATGATTCACAAAACGTTAACTATTGGAAGTGGGCCTAATTGTGACTTGGTTTTATCAAATTATGGTAACTGCAGTTTTACGTCATCGAAACATGCCATTATTTTCTTCGACgag AGTACCAGAcgttatgaattattaaattatagcgAATATGGAACGGTGGTTGATAACGTACTTTATTCTTGCAATTACACAAAAGTAGTAGATCAAGTGAAAGAAGAAACTGACGATAAAATGCAATTATTAAGTAAAGAACAGGAAACAACGGAAGCAGTAAAGGCTATTATAAAGGAGAAAGTTTTATCCGAAGAACaaacagagaggaaaaaagTATTATGTAAATGTAACTTAACAAAAtatgaaacaaataataaaGATCGGTTAGAAGAGGGTTGGGAAGGAAGTGCTATTGTTGCTCATGGATCAACATTAGCATTTGGATGTTTAATGTTTGTATTTAACACTATAAATCCACATTTAGaacgataa